In a single window of the Agromyces sp. H17E-10 genome:
- a CDS encoding alpha-L-fucosidase has product MTAPTALTDRRTPTPSSARRTRRRSLALIAALGVALAGLAPAGLASAAEGDDLDIRFGGSLVGTTAYTTTEGEQMRGVVRRIAGGEEQLAAGGVRLHGATEGIRFEAADFSFGGATPTPGFVAEVEFTPTGAQSDMATILSAAGNLYVRTQGGKLVYGFDSYDGSSWSSHRGEAPVPAAGVAHQLSVQYVTSDDGAVLHTWLDGVELQTLASDAGVGVQSASTNAFGFGNEVHPAGAGRGIVGDLGRVRVVGDVAAYDPELFEFQPAPITTTLLDVGFDGGADAAAYTPAAGERLDGAVALRSTATVSGGDLQLGGGNQAADFTASENLFTAASLDRAFVIETEFTATGAQSDLATLAAVGGNLSARYRSDGLQYGFSANVGGTWHDYMGKVALPAAGTAHVLSLAYLPGATETKVVAWLDGKELPEITAPAPSTRNTKVTQTLAIGNEVPAIGNRGFKGTVERTRFALLNGEFENAAFRYQELDVPMPCLPLGDVSPANYIQVTSADCPANVLAKASLVRPTEQQLDWQELGLTAFVHFGINTFYNQEWGHGTEDLSKFQPTGELDVDAWVKSLRDSGHRMAILTLKHHDGFLLYPSRYSTFDVASTPWKDGKGDIVRDFTTAAHKYGLKVGLYMSPADSHEEQFGVFGNGSAKTPRTIPTLVEGDDRAGKDLPTFEYSATDYGAFFLNTLYEVLTQYGQVDEVWFDGAAGNTGKQEFYDYPAFYDLIGKLQPNAVVAVGGRDVRWVGNEAGSARQDEWAPVPISDAGDGGKIGVVGGGTFEQVGSAAMLQTAVASGANALHWWPTESDMKLTQGWFAHPTDTPKTPSALLGHYLGTTGRNSVMLLNTPPTTTGTFAPASVAALDGFAAERRKAFSLDHALGVPVAVGADAEASAALTDGNRRSSWVSASAEPGDVVIDLGSAKPIRRIELGEGVMDHGQVVEKFSIDAEVDGKWVEVAKAGTIGVSRIVTLSQTVTAQRFRVSVDQARAPWSLATLALYEQLADDPGKRTEVYLDCAAPAAGDGSVDRPFTSLEQFRTAELATGAQVNVMSGSECADSSTPFWGYGTADKPIVVSVYGGDVEPTFGERSMEDVFGGLTAQGWRVDVPNPIEPGSEAVTLTVCRAAMGEEVEVSVAGFARGAEVALALAPKTPKGSSSALGSVVAGADGTASTTLTLPDTHPGLRIVTATVGDAAAEARLVVTPSAASKAAGDGCEVESE; this is encoded by the coding sequence ATGACCGCGCCGACCGCCCTGACCGACCGACGAACACCGACACCATCGAGCGCACGGCGCACCCGCCGACGTTCCCTCGCCCTCATCGCCGCACTCGGCGTTGCGCTCGCCGGACTCGCGCCCGCGGGCCTTGCCAGCGCCGCCGAGGGCGACGACCTCGACATCCGCTTCGGCGGTTCGCTCGTCGGCACGACCGCCTACACGACCACCGAGGGCGAGCAGATGCGCGGCGTCGTGCGACGCATCGCCGGCGGCGAGGAGCAGCTCGCCGCGGGCGGCGTGCGCCTGCACGGCGCAACGGAGGGGATCCGCTTCGAGGCGGCCGACTTCTCGTTCGGCGGCGCGACGCCGACGCCCGGCTTCGTCGCCGAGGTCGAGTTCACCCCGACCGGTGCGCAGTCCGACATGGCGACGATCCTCTCGGCCGCGGGCAACCTCTACGTGCGCACGCAGGGCGGCAAGCTCGTCTACGGCTTCGACTCGTACGACGGCTCGAGCTGGTCGAGCCACCGCGGCGAGGCACCCGTGCCGGCTGCGGGCGTCGCCCACCAGCTCTCGGTGCAGTACGTCACCTCCGACGACGGCGCCGTGCTGCACACCTGGCTCGACGGCGTCGAGCTGCAGACCCTCGCGTCCGACGCGGGCGTCGGCGTGCAGTCGGCCTCGACCAACGCCTTCGGCTTCGGCAACGAGGTGCACCCCGCCGGCGCCGGCCGCGGCATCGTCGGCGACCTCGGTCGCGTACGCGTCGTCGGCGACGTCGCCGCCTACGACCCCGAGCTCTTCGAGTTCCAGCCGGCCCCGATCACGACGACACTCCTCGACGTCGGCTTCGACGGCGGGGCGGATGCCGCGGCGTACACGCCCGCGGCCGGTGAGCGCCTCGACGGTGCCGTCGCGCTGCGCAGCACCGCGACCGTGTCGGGCGGCGACCTGCAGCTCGGCGGCGGCAACCAGGCGGCCGACTTCACCGCGTCCGAGAACCTGTTCACCGCGGCATCCCTCGACCGCGCCTTCGTGATCGAGACCGAGTTCACCGCCACAGGCGCGCAGTCCGACCTCGCGACCCTCGCCGCCGTCGGCGGCAACCTCAGCGCCCGCTACCGCAGCGACGGCCTGCAGTACGGGTTCAGTGCGAACGTCGGCGGCACCTGGCACGACTACATGGGCAAGGTCGCCCTGCCGGCCGCGGGCACGGCGCACGTGCTCTCGCTCGCCTACCTTCCCGGCGCGACCGAGACGAAGGTCGTCGCCTGGCTCGACGGCAAGGAACTGCCCGAGATCACCGCCCCCGCACCGTCGACTCGCAACACGAAGGTCACCCAGACCCTCGCGATCGGCAACGAGGTGCCCGCGATCGGCAACCGCGGCTTCAAGGGAACCGTCGAACGCACCCGGTTCGCGCTGCTGAACGGGGAGTTCGAGAACGCCGCGTTCCGCTACCAGGAGCTCGACGTGCCGATGCCGTGCCTGCCGCTCGGCGACGTATCGCCCGCGAACTACATCCAGGTGACGAGCGCCGACTGCCCGGCCAATGTGCTCGCGAAGGCGTCGCTCGTGCGGCCTACCGAGCAGCAGCTCGACTGGCAGGAGCTCGGCCTCACCGCCTTCGTGCACTTCGGCATCAACACCTTCTACAACCAGGAGTGGGGTCACGGCACCGAGGACCTCTCGAAGTTCCAGCCGACGGGCGAGCTCGACGTCGACGCGTGGGTGAAGTCGCTGCGCGACAGCGGGCACCGCATGGCGATCCTGACGCTCAAGCACCACGACGGATTCCTGCTCTACCCGTCGCGCTACTCGACCTTCGACGTCGCCTCGACGCCGTGGAAGGACGGCAAGGGCGACATCGTGCGCGACTTCACGACCGCGGCGCACAAATACGGGCTGAAGGTCGGTCTCTACATGTCGCCCGCCGACTCGCACGAGGAGCAGTTCGGCGTCTTCGGCAACGGCAGCGCGAAGACCCCGCGCACGATCCCGACCCTCGTCGAGGGCGATGACCGTGCCGGCAAGGACCTGCCGACGTTCGAGTACTCGGCGACCGACTACGGCGCGTTCTTCCTCAACACGCTCTACGAGGTGCTCACCCAGTACGGGCAGGTCGACGAGGTCTGGTTCGACGGCGCCGCCGGCAACACCGGCAAGCAGGAGTTCTACGACTATCCCGCGTTCTACGACCTCATCGGCAAGCTGCAGCCGAACGCCGTCGTCGCGGTCGGCGGGCGCGACGTGCGCTGGGTCGGCAACGAGGCGGGCTCGGCCCGGCAGGACGAGTGGGCACCGGTGCCGATCAGCGACGCCGGCGACGGCGGCAAGATCGGCGTCGTCGGCGGCGGAACCTTCGAGCAGGTCGGTTCGGCAGCGATGCTGCAGACCGCGGTCGCGAGCGGCGCGAATGCGCTGCACTGGTGGCCGACCGAGTCGGACATGAAGCTCACGCAGGGCTGGTTCGCGCACCCGACCGACACCCCGAAGACCCCGTCGGCACTGCTGGGCCACTACCTCGGCACGACCGGTCGCAACTCGGTCATGCTGCTCAACACGCCGCCCACGACGACCGGCACGTTCGCACCGGCGTCGGTCGCGGCCCTCGACGGGTTCGCCGCCGAGCGGCGCAAGGCGTTCTCCCTCGACCACGCGCTCGGCGTGCCGGTCGCGGTCGGCGCCGATGCCGAGGCATCCGCGGCCCTGACCGACGGCAACCGCCGCTCGTCGTGGGTGAGCGCGAGCGCCGAGCCGGGCGACGTTGTGATCGACCTGGGGTCGGCGAAGCCGATCCGCCGCATCGAGCTCGGCGAGGGCGTCATGGACCACGGGCAGGTCGTCGAGAAGTTCTCGATCGACGCCGAGGTCGACGGCAAGTGGGTCGAGGTCGCCAAGGCCGGAACGATCGGCGTGAGCCGCATCGTCACCCTGTCGCAGACGGTCACGGCGCAGCGGTTCCGCGTGTCGGTCGACCAGGCGCGCGCGCCGTGGTCGCTCGCGACGCTCGCGCTCTACGAGCAGCTCGCCGACGACCCGGGCAAGCGCACCGAGGTCTACCTCGACTGCGCCGCGCCTGCCGCGGGCGACGGAAGCGTCGACCGGCCGTTCACGTCGCTCGAGCAGTTCCGCACCGCGGAGCTCGCCACGGGCGCGCAGGTGAACGTCATGTCGGGCAGCGAGTGCGCCGACTCGTCGACGCCGTTCTGGGGCTACGGCACCGCTGACAAGCCGATCGTGGTGTCGGTCTACGGCGGCGACGTCGAGCCGACCTTCGGCGAGCGCTCGATGGAGGACGTGTTCGGCGGCCTCACCGCCCAGGGCTGGCGCGTCGACGTGCCGAACCCGATCGAGCCCGGCTCGGAGGCGGTGACGCTCACCGTGTGCCGCGCCGCCATGGGCGAGGAGGTCGAGGTCTCGGTCGCCGGGTTCGCCCGCGGCGCGGAGGTCGCCCTCGCGCTCGCACCGAAGACGCCCAAGGGCTCGTCGAGCGCCCTCGGCTCGGTCGTCGCCGGCGCCGACGGCACGGCGTCGACCACGCTGACGCTGCCCGATACGCATCCCGGCCTCCGCATCGTGACGGCAACCGTCGGGGATGCCGCGGCCGAGGCCCGGCTCGTCGTGACGCCGTCCGCGGCGTCGAAGGCGGCCGGCGACGGGTGCGAAGTGGAGTCGGAGTGA
- a CDS encoding nitroreductase family deazaflavin-dependent oxidoreductase, translating to MAMGRFKHGFLKVLQRTLNPLTLRAARRGGGPFALIRHTGRKSGKVFETPVILARAPEGFVAELTYGPEVNWYRNIVAAGRATVVWKGREYEVDGIEPFETGAGRRAFGPPASWLLKLLRRHEFRLLHEARPGSNPGGGAASGSSAAGGAASGSDNGGPAASGSMP from the coding sequence ATGGCGATGGGGCGGTTCAAGCACGGATTCCTGAAAGTGCTGCAGCGCACGCTCAACCCGCTGACGCTGCGGGCGGCGCGACGCGGCGGCGGGCCGTTCGCGCTCATCCGGCACACCGGGCGCAAGAGCGGCAAGGTCTTCGAGACGCCGGTCATCCTCGCGCGGGCGCCCGAGGGATTCGTCGCCGAGCTCACCTATGGACCCGAGGTGAATTGGTACCGCAACATCGTGGCCGCGGGCCGGGCGACCGTCGTCTGGAAGGGCCGGGAGTACGAGGTCGACGGCATCGAGCCGTTCGAGACCGGGGCGGGGCGCCGCGCCTTCGGCCCGCCCGCCTCGTGGTTGCTGAAGCTGCTGCGGCGGCACGAGTTCCGGCTGCTGCACGAGGCGCGGCCGGGTTCGAATCCCGGTGGGGGTGCAGCATCCGGTTCGAGTGCGGCCGGCGGCGCCGCATCCGGTTCGGATAACGGCGGGCCCGCGGCATCCGGTTCGATGCCGTGA
- the glsA gene encoding glutaminase A translates to MAAALGDPVRHALESVLDDVRDRTDGAVADYIPELAKVDPDRLGAALASTHGIVHEAGDVEAEFTIQSVSKPFVFALAVDALGLAEVTKHVDLEPSGEPFNAISLDEASGRPRNPMINAGAIVMTSLMAGDTADAKFDAVRAGIERFAGRDLRVDEDVYSSEASTGDRNRALAYLTRSAGTLGSAVDVATLAYFRQCSISVNARDLAIMAATFATGGVNPVTRERVISEDAARWTTAVMTSCGMYDESGDWMVRVGLPAKSGVGGGIAAVQPGQFGIGTFSPRLDARGNSVRGVATLELLSQRHGLHMLQHHGAPLSPIASLTRDDADGGETVAVLRGEILFSEAEEVLTRLAPLVGDHGCLVLDFTAVTRVAAGSRKIFSALPETMGSLADGRPRVEVRDPDGVLAAPVG, encoded by the coding sequence ATGGCTGCCGCGTTGGGGGATCCGGTACGACACGCACTCGAATCGGTGCTCGACGATGTGCGAGATCGCACCGACGGAGCGGTCGCCGACTACATTCCCGAGCTCGCGAAGGTCGACCCCGACCGGCTCGGCGCCGCACTCGCGAGCACGCACGGCATCGTGCACGAGGCGGGCGACGTCGAGGCGGAGTTCACGATCCAGTCGGTGTCGAAGCCGTTCGTGTTCGCGCTGGCCGTCGACGCGCTCGGTCTCGCGGAGGTGACGAAGCACGTCGACCTCGAGCCGAGCGGCGAACCGTTCAACGCGATCAGTCTCGACGAGGCATCCGGCCGCCCCCGCAACCCGATGATCAACGCCGGCGCGATCGTGATGACCTCGCTCATGGCGGGCGACACCGCCGACGCGAAGTTCGACGCGGTGCGCGCGGGCATCGAGCGCTTCGCCGGCCGCGACCTGCGCGTCGACGAGGACGTGTACTCGTCCGAGGCATCCACGGGCGATCGCAACCGCGCGCTCGCGTACCTCACCCGCTCGGCCGGCACCCTGGGGTCGGCCGTCGACGTGGCGACGCTCGCGTACTTCAGGCAGTGCTCGATCAGCGTGAACGCCCGCGACCTCGCGATCATGGCGGCGACGTTCGCGACGGGCGGGGTGAATCCGGTCACGCGCGAGCGCGTCATCAGCGAGGATGCCGCGCGCTGGACCACCGCGGTCATGACGAGCTGCGGCATGTACGACGAGTCGGGCGATTGGATGGTGCGTGTGGGCCTGCCCGCGAAGAGCGGCGTGGGCGGCGGCATCGCTGCGGTGCAGCCCGGACAGTTCGGCATCGGCACGTTCAGCCCGCGCCTCGACGCGCGGGGCAACAGCGTGCGCGGCGTCGCGACCCTCGAACTGCTGTCGCAGCGGCACGGACTGCACATGCTGCAGCACCACGGTGCGCCGCTGTCGCCGATCGCGTCGCTCACGCGGGATGACGCCGACGGCGGTGAGACGGTCGCGGTGCTGCGCGGGGAGATCCTGTTCAGTGAGGCCGAGGAGGTGCTGACCCGGCTCGCTCCCCTGGTCGGCGATCACGGATGCCTCGTGCTCGACTTCACCGCGGTGACGCGGGTGGCCGCGGGCTCGCGCAAGATCTTCAGCGCGCTGCCCGAGACGATGGGGTCGCTCGCCGACGGGCGGCCACGCGTCGAGGTGCGCGACCCCGACGGGGTGCTCGCCGCACCGGTCGGTTGA
- a CDS encoding NADPH-dependent F420 reductase: protein MTTLGIIGAGHIGSQVARAAVKHGYSVVIANSRGPETLEGLIDELGPSARAATAPEAAAAADIAVVTVPFKAYGSIPVEPLAGKIVIDTDNYYWERDGHVPALDEGRDTVTGMLQKHLPTSHVAKGFNHITAADITTDGRPAGDPARRALATASDHEDAAAFVTSLYDEFGFDTVNVGPLDDSWRVERDQPAYESGAQTRDELVANLAKAERRTAG from the coding sequence ATGACCACTCTCGGAATCATCGGAGCAGGACACATCGGCAGCCAGGTCGCCCGCGCGGCCGTCAAGCACGGGTACTCGGTGGTGATCGCGAACTCGCGCGGCCCCGAGACGCTCGAGGGCCTCATCGACGAGCTCGGCCCCTCGGCCCGCGCCGCCACCGCCCCCGAAGCCGCGGCCGCCGCCGACATCGCCGTCGTCACGGTGCCGTTCAAGGCGTACGGGTCGATCCCGGTCGAGCCGCTCGCGGGCAAGATCGTCATCGACACCGACAACTACTACTGGGAGCGCGACGGCCACGTGCCTGCCCTCGACGAGGGCCGCGACACCGTCACCGGCATGCTGCAGAAGCACCTGCCCACGAGCCACGTCGCCAAGGGCTTCAACCACATCACCGCCGCCGACATCACGACCGACGGACGTCCCGCCGGCGACCCGGCCCGCCGCGCGCTCGCGACGGCGAGCGACCACGAGGATGCCGCGGCCTTCGTCACCTCGCTCTACGACGAGTTCGGATTCGACACCGTGAACGTCGGCCCGCTCGACGACAGCTGGCGCGTCGAGCGCGACCAGCCGGCCTACGAGTCGGGCGCACAGACCCGCGACGAGCTCGTCGCCAACCTCGCGAAGGCCGAACGCCGCACGGCCGGTTGA
- a CDS encoding DUF1876 domain-containing protein, protein MDATKQWSVTVDIDEEENTTMAEATVRTPAGREVTGVGKADRNPFDPNVPAIGEELAVARALRDLAERLLHVTEKDISGITGEPSHVHR, encoded by the coding sequence ATGGATGCGACGAAGCAGTGGAGCGTCACCGTCGACATCGACGAAGAAGAGAACACCACGATGGCTGAGGCCACGGTGCGCACGCCCGCGGGGCGGGAGGTGACCGGCGTCGGCAAGGCCGATCGCAACCCGTTCGACCCGAACGTGCCCGCGATCGGCGAGGAGCTCGCGGTCGCCCGCGCGCTGCGCGATCTCGCCGAGCGGCTGCTGCACGTGACGGAGAAGGACATCTCGGGCATCACCGGGGAGCCGTCGCACGTGCATCGTTAG
- a CDS encoding DUF4328 domain-containing protein — MTHTPTSPPAGWYPAPDGSSELRWWDGAQWGPAQPQAAQPHAQPQPIYLADPGPAATNAIARLAVAVQVLLVVSAVMCIVTIGVEVFGIVAVTDFLGGDDANLDRFDVYDLATAVVSIAGPVFLLTAGVLWVIWQYRVAKQVRGLTRRVPGWQAGAWFVPIICLWFPYQNISDLWRAVGRTRPSWQIAWWLLWVVSNFVSTQATRIYLGAEDLETLRVAMWVNLAAEVLLLAAAPLAWLVIRGITEGISQRAANPVPAPVG, encoded by the coding sequence ATGACCCACACCCCCACCTCCCCTCCTGCCGGGTGGTACCCGGCGCCCGACGGATCGTCGGAGCTGCGGTGGTGGGACGGCGCACAGTGGGGTCCGGCGCAACCGCAGGCGGCGCAGCCGCACGCGCAGCCGCAGCCGATCTACCTGGCCGATCCGGGGCCGGCGGCGACCAACGCCATCGCCAGGCTCGCGGTGGCCGTCCAGGTGCTCCTGGTCGTGAGCGCCGTCATGTGCATCGTCACGATCGGCGTCGAGGTCTTCGGCATCGTCGCGGTCACCGACTTCCTCGGCGGCGACGACGCGAACCTCGACCGGTTCGACGTGTACGACCTGGCGACCGCCGTGGTCAGCATCGCGGGGCCGGTCTTCCTCCTCACGGCCGGCGTGCTCTGGGTCATCTGGCAGTACCGAGTGGCCAAGCAGGTGCGAGGGCTGACGCGGCGCGTACCGGGCTGGCAAGCGGGAGCCTGGTTCGTGCCCATCATCTGCCTCTGGTTCCCGTACCAGAACATCTCCGACCTCTGGCGAGCGGTCGGACGAACGCGCCCCTCGTGGCAGATCGCCTGGTGGCTGCTCTGGGTCGTCAGCAACTTCGTGTCCACGCAGGCGACCCGCATCTACCTGGGTGCCGAGGACCTCGAGACCCTCCGCGTCGCGATGTGGGTGAACCTGGCCGCCGAGGTGCTCCTGCTGGCGGCCGCACCGCTCGCGTGGCTCGTCATCCGCGGCATCACCGAGGGCATCTCGCAACGCGCCGCGAACCCTGTGCCCGCGCCGGTGGGCTGA